Proteins from one Spirochaetota bacterium genomic window:
- a CDS encoding fibronectin type III domain-containing protein: MTGFIFFVNDFGLKIKCIYSCFVLLLMAISLFSCIEDDEEPPLGPTNLQAEVISYSKVVLTWEDNSSNDDGFKVERAPDVDGIPGDFRRIVTVGVGITSFANTELQPETCYHYRVRAFNTKGNSEYSNEVSVTTCLKLAAIIVGHTCTDISGIPEYWIDKAKKDFRLSYGHTSYGSQIISGMNLLKDDPGSLYWFDHDGTEGGLSLHDEEPSGDLGDPNRTEWAIKTMNLLNAPENDRNMIMWSWSSQADTSEENIDLYLELMDQLEIEFPGVTFVYMTGHLNGTGEAGVLHRRNEQIRNFCEENHKVLFDFADIESYDPDGNYFLDLRADEECDYDNGNWADEWCIDNSDECDTCSCAHSHCLNCQLKGRAFWWMMARIAGWDGQIEE, encoded by the coding sequence ATGACAGGATTTATTTTTTTTGTCAATGATTTTGGATTAAAGATAAAATGTATTTATTCCTGTTTTGTGCTATTGCTAATGGCTATCTCATTATTTAGCTGCATTGAAGATGATGAAGAACCGCCACTCGGCCCCACCAACCTGCAGGCTGAAGTTATCTCTTACAGCAAAGTAGTATTAACATGGGAAGACAACTCTAGTAATGATGATGGATTCAAGGTTGAACGAGCGCCTGATGTTGATGGTATTCCTGGGGATTTCAGGCGGATCGTTACTGTTGGTGTTGGGATAACATCTTTTGCCAACACCGAGCTCCAGCCAGAAACATGCTATCATTATAGAGTAAGGGCATTTAACACCAAGGGGAATTCTGAATACTCTAACGAAGTCAGTGTTACTACATGTCTGAAACTTGCTGCCATTATTGTTGGTCATACCTGTACAGATATCAGCGGAATACCGGAATACTGGATAGATAAAGCAAAAAAGGATTTCAGATTATCCTATGGACATACATCCTATGGAAGTCAAATAATAAGTGGAATGAATCTTTTAAAGGATGATCCTGGATCCTTGTATTGGTTTGATCATGACGGCACTGAAGGTGGGCTCTCCCTTCACGATGAAGAGCCGTCTGGTGATCTTGGTGATCCTAATAGAACTGAGTGGGCTATTAAAACTATGAACTTATTGAATGCTCCAGAAAATGATAGAAACATGATCATGTGGTCGTGGAGCAGTCAGGCGGATACATCCGAAGAAAACATTGATCTCTATCTTGAATTGATGGATCAGTTGGAGATTGAATTTCCGGGGGTTACTTTTGTTTATATGACAGGACATCTCAATGGAACTGGAGAAGCAGGCGTATTGCATCGAAGAAATGAACAAATTCGTAATTTTTGTGAGGAAAACCATAAGGTGCTTTTCGATTTCGCTGATATCGAGAGTTATGATCCTGATGGGAACTATTTTTTAGATCTTAGAGCTGATGAGGAATGTGATTATGATAATGGCAACTGGGCAGATGAATGGTGTATTGATAATTCAGATGAATGTGATACATGCTCCTGTGCTCATTCCCACTGTTTGAACTGTCAACTAAAAGGGAGGGCTTTCTGGTGGATGATGGCAAGAATTGCTGGATGGGATGGTCAAATAGAGGAATAA
- a CDS encoding malectin domain-containing carbohydrate-binding protein: MMSRLNVYSRIQRVEWKGVCLFIALFLFLLLINCSELPNQELPNAPFDLEAEAVSSNQVDLHWQAVSDNTVGFKIERRLLGGDDYLEIAEVSTDERSYSDNEVAQNNTYTYRARAYNNAGLSAYSNEASATTPVSETSVMLINCGSNEPYVDTLGRTWSVDYGWTGYDFSVDRGSIEIDNTEDDRIYQLERYSLDGYSLPILNDTYTVKLHFAETYIGIGDAGERVMDIDVEGHLLNDLDVFAEVGGRNVALVKIFNDVVVDDGLLDISIAASINEPMINGIEVVSLSPPTIAPEAPDNLIVTVDSCYQLSLSWNDNSDNEYGFKIERAEDDDGIPGIYEQIAIALSNETTCDDIRVSTDTTYYYRVRSYNNVGASDYSNEASATTCPQEPSGDTIADHLVAKESVLRRIPESAINAAKDNLHIMYCGTSHSSQVKSGMEGLLDYQDGDDVLFAVTFDGNPVQGELDIDYRPTTPVDVYSAYDLSHDSVDGEGHTNYYHRTIDYLDHPEHADVNVVMWSWCSIEGHDVQIYIDNFAELIDMYRAGGSKGRTSENAVTFVFMTGYARGSWGDTPEPPYIETPYQNHKRIVDYCEENGYFCLDYWSHDTHNYETDEFYPTAQGNSPTHLLEWMNDHPDDWYYCCPAHACDYHLLGNRRAYAAWWIWARLAGWDGQLEE; this comes from the coding sequence ATGATGAGTAGACTAAATGTATATTCCAGAATACAAAGAGTAGAATGGAAAGGAGTATGTTTATTCATAGCTTTATTTTTATTTCTTTTACTAATTAATTGTAGTGAATTACCGAATCAAGAGCTTCCTAACGCCCCTTTTGATTTAGAAGCAGAGGCTGTATCTTCAAATCAAGTTGATCTACATTGGCAGGCCGTTTCTGATAATACGGTTGGATTCAAAATAGAGAGAAGGCTCTTGGGAGGCGACGACTATCTTGAGATTGCCGAAGTGTCAACAGATGAAAGGTCATATAGTGACAATGAAGTAGCGCAAAATAATACATACACATATCGAGCAAGGGCCTACAACAATGCTGGTCTTTCTGCGTACTCCAATGAGGCTAGCGCTACGACTCCAGTTTCCGAGACCTCTGTTATGCTTATCAATTGCGGATCAAATGAACCATATGTCGATACATTGGGAAGGACCTGGAGTGTTGATTATGGATGGACGGGTTATGATTTCTCCGTTGATAGGGGATCTATAGAGATTGACAATACAGAGGATGATCGCATTTACCAGTTAGAGAGATATTCGCTCGATGGATATTCGCTTCCTATTCTTAATGATACCTACACAGTTAAACTCCACTTTGCTGAAACATATATCGGCATCGGTGATGCCGGAGAACGAGTAATGGACATTGATGTGGAAGGCCATTTGTTAAATGATCTGGATGTCTTTGCTGAAGTTGGAGGGCGTAACGTTGCCCTTGTCAAGATCTTCAATGATGTTGTTGTTGATGATGGATTGCTTGATATCTCCATTGCTGCGAGTATAAATGAGCCAATGATAAACGGTATTGAAGTAGTCTCATTATCTCCACCAACTATAGCGCCTGAAGCTCCGGACAATCTTATAGTTACGGTTGACTCATGCTATCAGTTGAGCCTGAGCTGGAATGATAATTCTGACAATGAATATGGTTTTAAAATTGAACGCGCAGAGGATGATGATGGCATCCCTGGAATCTATGAACAGATTGCAATAGCTTTATCAAATGAGACTACATGTGACGATATTAGGGTAAGCACTGACACTACCTACTATTACCGCGTTAGATCCTATAATAATGTCGGTGCTTCTGATTATTCTAATGAGGCCAGCGCTACAACCTGCCCGCAAGAACCATCAGGAGATACAATCGCAGATCATCTTGTTGCAAAGGAAAGCGTATTGAGACGCATTCCCGAATCAGCGATAAATGCAGCAAAAGATAATCTACATATAATGTATTGCGGAACATCTCACTCATCTCAGGTAAAAAGTGGAATGGAGGGATTACTGGATTATCAGGATGGTGATGATGTGCTCTTTGCTGTAACCTTTGATGGCAATCCTGTTCAAGGAGAGCTTGATATTGACTATAGACCCACTACGCCAGTGGATGTATACTCCGCATATGACCTGAGTCATGATTCTGTAGATGGAGAGGGCCATACTAATTACTATCACAGAACCATAGACTACCTGGATCATCCTGAACATGCAGATGTCAATGTGGTTATGTGGTCATGGTGTTCTATAGAAGGTCATGATGTCCAGATTTACATAGACAATTTTGCAGAGCTTATTGATATGTATAGAGCTGGTGGTTCAAAGGGTAGAACATCAGAAAATGCGGTTACATTTGTTTTTATGACAGGTTATGCAAGAGGATCCTGGGGAGATACGCCTGAACCCCCATATATTGAAACACCCTATCAGAACCATAAGAGAATAGTTGATTATTGCGAAGAGAATGGTTATTTCTGCTTGGATTACTGGTCTCACGATACGCATAATTATGAGACGGATGAATTTTATCCAACAGCTCAGGGTAATTCGCCTACGCATCTATTGGAATGGATGAATGATCATCCAGATGATTGGTATTATTGCTGTCCTGCACATGCTTGTGATTATCAT